One window of the Sphaerochaeta associata genome contains the following:
- a CDS encoding ABC transporter substrate-binding protein, with protein MKKGFVLALVLLIGASFVFAAGAKEPAKTQLTLALWDEYQKPAIQKIVDQYNASQDKVAVTIELTPWGSYWTKLDAAAGSKSAPDVFWMNTYLPKYVAGGILQPLDEFIARDKVDMNNYVEAMVKMNQYEGKTWGMPKGLDSVAVALNVELFEKYGVALPSEGWSWADMVSIATKLRDAIKKSGGDEYPILMELDAQPSHFNFAHQSGGYVISEDFSKSGYNLKETTLAYQRVVDLMDGGLLAPYVVLSDTNGTDLFLSGKGAILYVGSWKSVVLEESTLGKNGKVRLITMPNQEAGNTSVLGGLGYVISAFTKDKNAAWDFVKFITGEVGNTIQAEEGIDIPAYKAAQPKYLENFKNINVDTFFKAAEHAVPFPAGPDFSLWFGIVNDHVAQIFGGKVSAAEGTAAIHSQMQAILDK; from the coding sequence ATGAAAAAGGGTTTCGTATTGGCGCTTGTGCTTCTTATCGGTGCCTCGTTTGTTTTTGCCGCTGGTGCAAAAGAACCGGCAAAAACGCAGTTGACACTTGCACTCTGGGATGAGTACCAGAAACCGGCGATCCAGAAGATCGTCGATCAGTACAATGCATCACAGGACAAGGTCGCCGTTACCATCGAGCTCACCCCATGGGGCAGCTATTGGACAAAACTTGATGCAGCGGCGGGCAGTAAGAGTGCACCGGATGTGTTCTGGATGAACACCTACCTTCCCAAGTATGTCGCAGGTGGGATTCTCCAGCCCCTTGATGAGTTCATCGCACGCGATAAGGTCGATATGAACAACTATGTAGAGGCCATGGTGAAGATGAACCAATACGAAGGCAAGACCTGGGGCATGCCCAAGGGTCTCGACTCCGTTGCAGTCGCCTTGAACGTCGAGCTGTTTGAGAAGTACGGTGTCGCTCTTCCCTCCGAAGGGTGGAGTTGGGCCGATATGGTTTCCATTGCAACCAAGCTTCGCGATGCGATCAAGAAAAGCGGCGGTGATGAGTATCCCATTCTTATGGAACTCGACGCCCAGCCCTCACACTTCAACTTCGCCCACCAGAGCGGCGGGTATGTGATCAGTGAAGACTTCTCAAAGTCCGGGTACAATCTCAAGGAAACAACCTTGGCATACCAGCGTGTGGTCGACTTGATGGACGGCGGCCTCCTGGCTCCCTACGTAGTGCTCTCCGATACCAACGGTACCGATCTTTTCCTCTCGGGAAAGGGTGCCATCCTCTATGTGGGTTCGTGGAAGAGTGTAGTTCTTGAAGAATCCACCCTTGGAAAGAACGGCAAAGTCCGTTTGATCACCATGCCCAACCAGGAGGCTGGAAACACCTCCGTGCTTGGCGGATTGGGCTATGTCATCTCCGCATTCACCAAGGACAAGAATGCTGCATGGGATTTCGTGAAGTTCATCACCGGTGAAGTAGGCAACACCATCCAGGCCGAGGAAGGCATTGACATTCCCGCCTACAAGGCGGCTCAGCCCAAGTACCTGGAAAACTTCAAGAACATCAATGTGGACACCTTCTTCAAGGCTGCCGAACATGCTGTCCCGTTCCCGGCCGGCCCTGATTTCAGCCTATGGTTTGGAATCGTAAACGACCATGTCGCCCAGATTTTCGGCGGCAAGGTCTCCGCAGCCGAAGGGACTGCCGCCATTCACAGCCAGATGCAGGCGATTTTGGACAAGTAA
- a CDS encoding PIG-L deacetylase family protein: protein MVDFLVITAHPDDETAVAGLLLKAKNEGYTTGLVCLTKGESGGFATKEERVKEFNDAGKALGLDFMRILDFPDAGIEVTEEGVQSLIPILRECEARTILTIHPDDYHPDHRAVSALVDRAVFVSGLKKYSTDGRTWHPSQVLFFSLDPKRNAKRPDIVLDISDVEKQWRQVIASYPSQAIEPMLETWARYHGMLGGFALAEGLYHQQPLRLEDAGSLLNSSKSGR from the coding sequence ATGGTGGATTTTTTAGTAATTACGGCACATCCCGATGATGAAACGGCGGTTGCAGGTCTTCTGCTCAAGGCTAAGAACGAGGGATACACAACCGGCTTGGTCTGTTTGACGAAGGGCGAGAGCGGTGGTTTCGCCACCAAAGAGGAACGTGTCAAGGAGTTCAATGATGCAGGCAAGGCTCTTGGCCTGGACTTCATGCGTATCCTCGACTTTCCTGATGCCGGAATCGAAGTGACGGAGGAGGGTGTACAAAGCCTCATCCCGATTCTTCGAGAGTGCGAGGCGAGAACCATTCTTACCATCCATCCGGATGACTATCATCCGGACCATCGCGCAGTTTCAGCTCTGGTCGACCGCGCTGTTTTTGTATCGGGGTTGAAAAAATACAGTACTGACGGCAGGACATGGCATCCCTCCCAGGTACTCTTTTTCTCCCTCGATCCAAAACGCAATGCAAAGAGACCCGATATTGTCCTGGATATCAGTGACGTTGAGAAGCAATGGAGGCAGGTTATCGCTTCCTATCCGTCACAAGCGATCGAGCCAATGTTGGAAACTTGGGCCAGGTACCACGGAATGTTGGGTGGCTTTGCCCTCGCCGAGGGATTGTACCATCAGCAGCCCCTCAGGTTGGAGGATGCAGGAAGCTTGCTCAATTCGAGCAAGAGTGGACGGTGA
- a CDS encoding carbohydrate ABC transporter permease, whose protein sequence is MKQQKSFYIPVLLLLSFAALLTVFPFIWMLLTSLKTYEEAIRIPPQLVPEVWQWKNYQIIAAKFPFARLYLNTFIVVALVVGGNLAVCAMAAYAFARLHFAGRDVLFMLVLGLLMIPGQIFLVPHYQIITSWRLSNTLFALALPGIFRVFGVFFLRQAFLTIPKEMDEAALVDGCSYQIIFARILVPLVRSAMVSLGILIALWTWTDLMWPLIINRSLDKLTLSAGLAFLIGEHTTYYEQVMAGGVISSLPIIVIFIFFQRYIIEGIASTGVKG, encoded by the coding sequence ATGAAACAACAAAAATCCTTCTATATACCCGTACTTCTCCTACTCAGTTTCGCTGCCCTGCTGACAGTTTTCCCCTTCATCTGGATGCTGCTCACTTCTTTGAAGACCTACGAGGAAGCAATCAGGATTCCTCCTCAGCTGGTTCCTGAAGTCTGGCAATGGAAGAATTACCAAATCATCGCCGCCAAGTTTCCCTTTGCTCGATTGTATCTCAACACGTTCATTGTGGTGGCGCTGGTGGTTGGGGGAAATCTGGCAGTCTGTGCAATGGCTGCATATGCGTTTGCAAGGCTTCATTTTGCAGGCAGGGATGTCCTGTTTATGCTGGTACTCGGCCTGTTGATGATTCCCGGACAGATCTTCCTGGTTCCCCACTATCAGATCATCACTTCCTGGAGGCTTTCCAATACCTTGTTCGCTCTCGCCTTGCCCGGGATATTCCGCGTCTTCGGTGTGTTCTTCCTCAGACAGGCCTTTCTCACCATTCCCAAGGAGATGGATGAGGCGGCTCTGGTGGACGGGTGTTCGTACCAGATCATCTTTGCCAGGATTTTGGTACCGCTTGTACGTTCGGCCATGGTGAGTCTGGGAATTCTCATAGCACTGTGGACCTGGACCGACCTGATGTGGCCTCTGATCATCAATCGATCCTTGGACAAGTTGACGCTCTCTGCAGGTCTTGCCTTCCTCATCGGGGAGCACACCACTTATTACGAACAGGTGATGGCCGGGGGAGTGATCTCTTCGTTGCCCATCATTGTGATATTCATTTTCTTCCAACGATACATCATTGAAGGAATCGCCTCGACCGGCGTGAAAGGGTAG
- a CDS encoding carbohydrate ABC transporter permease, with translation MSRTPHYLYKQERKAALFFLLPLLVGLGVFYFFAFFQNVYFSFTDLGSFGKPRFIGLENYRRLFADPKFHRSLSNTLMYVVLCVPAIVILSTLNAFLLSKLQRMSTMFRTLLFLPAITMPAAIGILWRWLFNYKFGLINVLLNALKLESVAWLSEPDVVLYSVSIVLIWSMLATQMVILLAGMQNIPTMYYEAALIDGAGTMQSFFRITLPLLSPTLFFVITISIINVFQIFDFIFLMIRSTSLAIQYSSSLVYYFYDRSFVAFEKGYGVAVSLVLFVIILIVTIFQFVMQKRWVHYS, from the coding sequence GTGAGTAGAACACCTCATTACCTGTATAAACAGGAACGAAAGGCCGCCCTGTTCTTCCTCCTGCCGCTGCTGGTGGGGTTGGGTGTCTTCTACTTTTTTGCATTCTTTCAAAATGTCTATTTCAGCTTCACCGACCTCGGTTCTTTCGGAAAGCCCCGGTTCATAGGTCTGGAGAACTACCGGCGTCTGTTCGCAGATCCCAAGTTCCATCGCTCGCTCTCCAACACCTTGATGTATGTAGTGTTGTGCGTTCCTGCCATTGTAATACTCTCTACCCTCAATGCATTTCTTCTCTCCAAGCTGCAACGCATGAGCACCATGTTCAGGACCTTGCTCTTCCTTCCCGCCATCACCATGCCGGCGGCGATCGGCATTTTGTGGCGTTGGTTGTTCAACTATAAATTCGGCTTGATCAACGTCCTGCTTAATGCACTCAAGCTTGAGAGTGTGGCATGGCTTAGTGAACCTGATGTCGTCTTATATTCTGTCAGCATCGTTCTCATCTGGTCCATGCTGGCAACGCAGATGGTCATTCTGCTTGCCGGGATGCAGAATATACCGACCATGTACTATGAGGCTGCTCTCATCGATGGAGCAGGCACGATGCAGTCTTTTTTCCGCATCACCTTGCCTTTGCTCTCCCCGACACTATTTTTTGTCATCACCATCAGCATCATCAATGTCTTTCAAATCTTTGACTTCATCTTTTTAATGATCCGCTCGACCTCCTTGGCGATCCAGTACTCCTCATCCTTGGTCTACTACTTCTACGACCGCAGCTTCGTAGCCTTTGAGAAAGGGTATGGGGTGGCTGTGAGCTTGGTGCTTTTTGTAATCATCCTGATTGTGACGATTTTCCAGTTTGTCATGCAAAAAAGGTGGGTGCACTACTCATGA